In a genomic window of Corynebacterium coyleae:
- a CDS encoding CCA tRNA nucleotidyltransferase has product MARAQGVVEKQSALLEPLARLFAARGESLYIVGGSVRDAMLGRGVHDLDFTTSARPAVIQEILAEWGEKVWDTGIEFGTVSAIRHGETVEITTFRSDLYDGVTRNPEVTFGDTLEGDLVRRDFACNAMAIELSLVDDHLAPTFHDPVNGLSDLVVGVLDTPQEPEVSFRDDPLRMLRAARFVSQLGFTVADRVFDAMRDMAGEIQRITVERVQAELDKLMCGSRPWEGIDLLVATGVAEYILPEIPALQLETDEHMQHKDVYRHSLTVLRQATELEDSDEGPDLKLRWAALMHDIGKPATRAPKEGGGVTFYHHEVVGAKMTRKRLKALKYPKHVISDVGQLVFLHMRFHGFGEGQWTDSAVRRYVTDAGELLPKLHKLVRADCTTRNPRKAARLQRTYDHLEERIADIAAKEDLARVRPDLDGNEIMQILGLKPGPEVGKAWKYLKELRLERGELDHDEAVAELKTWWENENA; this is encoded by the coding sequence ATGGCCCGAGCGCAGGGGGTCGTCGAGAAGCAATCTGCCCTGCTGGAGCCGCTTGCCCGACTCTTCGCGGCGCGCGGCGAGTCCTTATATATTGTCGGCGGTTCCGTCCGCGACGCCATGCTGGGCCGCGGGGTGCACGATTTGGACTTCACTACCTCCGCCCGACCTGCGGTTATCCAGGAAATTCTCGCGGAGTGGGGCGAGAAAGTGTGGGACACCGGCATCGAGTTCGGCACCGTCTCCGCGATCCGGCACGGCGAAACCGTGGAAATTACGACGTTCCGCTCCGATCTTTACGATGGCGTCACCCGCAACCCCGAAGTCACCTTCGGCGACACCCTCGAAGGCGACCTCGTGCGCCGCGACTTCGCCTGCAACGCGATGGCCATCGAGCTCTCGCTTGTCGACGACCACCTCGCCCCCACCTTCCACGACCCCGTCAACGGCCTGTCTGACCTGGTCGTGGGCGTGCTGGACACCCCGCAGGAGCCGGAGGTGTCGTTCCGCGACGACCCGCTGCGCATGCTGCGCGCCGCCCGCTTCGTCTCCCAACTGGGCTTTACGGTGGCCGACCGCGTCTTCGATGCGATGCGCGACATGGCCGGTGAGATCCAGCGCATCACCGTCGAGCGCGTCCAGGCCGAACTGGACAAACTCATGTGCGGCTCGCGCCCCTGGGAGGGCATCGACCTGCTCGTGGCCACCGGTGTTGCCGAGTACATCCTGCCCGAGATCCCTGCCCTGCAACTCGAGACTGACGAGCACATGCAGCACAAGGACGTCTACCGCCACTCCCTGACCGTGCTGCGCCAGGCCACCGAACTTGAAGACTCGGACGAAGGCCCTGACCTGAAGCTGCGCTGGGCGGCGCTCATGCACGACATCGGCAAACCCGCCACTCGCGCGCCGAAGGAAGGCGGTGGGGTGACCTTCTACCACCACGAAGTGGTCGGCGCGAAGATGACCCGCAAGCGCCTCAAGGCCCTGAAGTACCCGAAGCACGTCATTTCCGACGTGGGCCAGCTCGTGTTCTTGCACATGCGTTTCCACGGCTTCGGCGAGGGGCAGTGGACCGATTCTGCCGTGCGCCGTTACGTCACCGACGCCGGCGAATTGCTGCCTAAGCTGCACAAACTCGTTCGTGCGGATTGCACCACCCGCAACCCCAGGAAGGCCGCGCGCCTCCAGCGCACCTACGACCACCTGGAGGAGCGCATCGCCGACATCGCCGCCAAGGAGGACCTCGCTCGCGTGCGCCCGGACCTGGATGGCAACGAGATCATGCAGATCCTCGGCCTCAAACCGGGCCCGGAGGTTGGCAAGGCGTGGAAGTATCTGAAGGAACTGCGCCTCGAGCGTGGCGAGCTCGACCACGACGAGGCCGTCGCCGAACTCAAAACCTGGTGGGAGAACGAGAATGCCTGA
- a CDS encoding NUDIX hydrolase: MSDNTRPVPGPPSGKGGSGGRRRPRKRRGGQNKNQQGQDKNQSEGGDKPKKKQHRRRNPNNRRRGGRGNQRNRNRNQHRRHSQYNRQHDSSMEVRDETSAGGLVVSGMAEAVSPDGKVDMSRIYVALIGRLDRRGRLLWSMPKGHVEDGEHQWRTAEREVWEETGITGEAFDTLGTIDYWFVSDGVRIHKTVHHNLLRFVDGVFNDEDPEVTEVAWVPMSELMEHLAYADERKLARIAFDRMPELARKEVAAGRSTPR, translated from the coding sequence ATGAGTGACAACACGCGGCCTGTACCGGGTCCCCCCAGCGGTAAGGGGGGATCCGGCGGGCGGCGTCGTCCGCGGAAGCGCCGCGGCGGCCAGAATAAAAACCAGCAGGGCCAGGACAAGAACCAGTCAGAAGGCGGCGACAAGCCGAAGAAGAAGCAACACCGTCGCCGTAACCCGAACAACCGCCGGAGGGGCGGGCGCGGGAATCAGCGGAACCGAAACCGCAACCAGCATCGCCGTCATTCGCAGTACAACCGCCAGCACGACTCTTCGATGGAGGTGCGCGACGAGACCTCGGCCGGTGGTCTGGTGGTCTCCGGTATGGCGGAGGCTGTCAGCCCGGACGGCAAGGTAGACATGAGCCGCATCTACGTCGCGCTGATTGGCCGGCTGGATCGCCGTGGGCGGTTGTTGTGGTCGATGCCGAAGGGCCACGTCGAGGATGGCGAGCACCAGTGGCGCACCGCAGAGCGTGAGGTCTGGGAGGAGACCGGTATTACCGGCGAGGCCTTCGACACCCTGGGCACCATTGATTATTGGTTTGTGTCCGACGGAGTACGGATCCACAAGACGGTGCACCACAACCTGCTGCGGTTTGTGGACGGCGTGTTTAACGACGAAGACCCGGAGGTCACCGAAGTGGCCTGGGTGCCCATGAGCGAGTTGATGGAGCACCTTGCGTATGCCGACGAGCGCAAGCTGGCGCGTATCGCGTTTGACCGGATGCCTGAGCTGGCTCGGAAGGAAGTCGCCGCCGGAAGGTCTACCCCGCGATGA